In the Chroococcidiopsis sp. SAG 2025 genome, one interval contains:
- the psbC gene encoding photosystem II reaction center protein CP43 produces METPYNSSFNRGLTLGGGRDQESSGFAWWAGNARLINLSGKLLGAHVAHSGLIVFWAGAMTLFEVAHFIPEKPMYEQGLILLPHLASLGWGVGPGGEVIDTFPYFVVGVLHLISSAVLGFGGIYHAIRGPETLEEYSSFFGYDWKDKNKMTSIIGFHLIILGCGALLLVLKAMFFGGLYDTWAPGGGDVRVISNPTLNPAVIFGYLLKSPFGGEGWIVSVNNLEDVVGGHIWVGLICIAGGIWHIVTKPFAWARRAFIWSGEAYLSYSLGALSLMGFIASCMVWYNNTVYPSEFYGPTGPEASQAQALTFLIRDQRLGANVGSAQGPTGLGKYLMRSPTGEIIFGGETMRFWDFKGPWLEPLRGPNGLDLEKIKNDIQPWQARRASEYMTHAPLGSLNSVGGVATEINSFNYVSPRAWLATSHFVLGFFFLVGHLWHAGRARAAAAGFERGINRESEPVMAMGELD; encoded by the coding sequence GTGGAAACGCCCTATAATTCATCGTTTAATCGCGGCTTGACCTTAGGTGGCGGTCGCGACCAAGAATCTTCAGGATTTGCCTGGTGGGCTGGTAACGCCCGATTGATCAACTTATCCGGTAAACTGTTGGGCGCTCACGTTGCCCACTCAGGTTTGATTGTTTTCTGGGCAGGAGCAATGACTTTATTTGAAGTTGCTCACTTCATCCCAGAAAAACCCATGTACGAGCAAGGTTTAATCTTGCTACCTCACCTGGCATCTCTCGGTTGGGGTGTAGGTCCTGGTGGAGAAGTCATCGATACTTTCCCTTACTTCGTCGTTGGCGTATTACACCTGATCTCTTCCGCCGTGTTGGGATTTGGTGGAATTTACCACGCGATTCGCGGTCCAGAAACTTTAGAAGAGTACTCCTCTTTCTTTGGTTACGACTGGAAAGATAAGAACAAAATGACCAGCATCATTGGTTTCCACCTGATTATTTTGGGATGTGGGGCATTGTTGCTGGTGCTGAAAGCCATGTTCTTTGGCGGTTTGTACGACACCTGGGCTCCTGGTGGTGGTGACGTTCGCGTCATCTCTAACCCAACCCTCAACCCCGCAGTTATCTTTGGTTATTTACTGAAGTCTCCGTTTGGCGGCGAAGGCTGGATTGTCAGCGTTAATAACTTAGAGGATGTTGTCGGCGGTCACATCTGGGTTGGTTTGATTTGTATTGCTGGCGGCATCTGGCACATCGTTACTAAGCCTTTTGCTTGGGCGCGTCGTGCTTTCATCTGGTCTGGTGAAGCATACCTTTCCTACAGTTTGGGCGCTTTGTCCCTGATGGGCTTTATCGCCTCCTGTATGGTTTGGTACAACAACACCGTTTATCCCAGCGAATTCTACGGTCCTACAGGTCCAGAAGCCTCTCAAGCTCAAGCTTTGACTTTCTTGATCCGCGACCAACGCTTGGGTGCTAACGTCGGTTCCGCTCAAGGTCCTACAGGTCTGGGTAAATACTTGATGCGCTCTCCTACAGGGGAAATCATCTTTGGTGGTGAGACAATGCGTTTCTGGGATTTCAAAGGTCCTTGGTTGGAGCCACTACGCGGTCCTAACGGTCTTGACTTAGAAAAGATCAAGAACGACATTCAGCCTTGGCAAGCACGACGTGCTTCTGAGTACATGACTCACGCGCCTCTGGGTTCTCTCAACTCTGTAGGTGGTGTGGCTACGGAGATTAACTCCTTTAACTATGTGTCTCCTCGCGCTTGGCTAGCTACTTCTCACTTCGTACTAGGCTTTTTCTTCCTAGTCGGTCACTTATGGCACGCTGGTCGCGCTCGCGCTGCGGCTGCTGGTTTTGAGCGCGGTATTAACCGTGAATCCGAGCCAGTAATGGCTATGGGCGAATTAGACTAA
- the psbD gene encoding photosystem II D2 protein (photosystem q(a) protein): MTIAVGRAPSQRGWFDVLDDWLKRDRFVFVGWSGLLLFPCAYLALGGWLTGTTFVTSWYTHGIASSYLEGANFLTVAVSTPANSMGHSLLFLWGPEANWDFTRWCQLGGLWAFVALHGAFALIGFCLRQLEIARLVGIRPYNALAFTGPIAVFVSVFLLYPLGQSGWFFAPSFGVAAIFRFLLFFQGFHNWTLNPFHMMGVAGVLGGALLCAIHGATVENTLFEDGDSSNTFPAFNPTQSEETYSMVTANRFWSQIFGIAFSNKRWLHFFMLFVPVTGLWMSAVGVVGLAVNLRAYDFVSQELRAAEDPEFETFYTKNILLNEGIRAWMAPQDQPHENFEFPEEVLPRGNAL; this comes from the coding sequence ATGACAATTGCAGTAGGACGCGCACCGAGTCAAAGAGGATGGTTTGACGTTCTCGACGACTGGCTCAAGCGCGATAGATTTGTATTCGTCGGTTGGTCGGGGCTATTACTATTCCCCTGCGCCTACCTAGCACTAGGTGGATGGCTGACCGGAACGACATTCGTCACCTCGTGGTACACCCACGGGATTGCCAGCAGCTACTTGGAAGGAGCCAACTTCTTAACCGTAGCCGTATCGACCCCAGCCAACAGCATGGGGCACTCATTGCTGTTTTTGTGGGGACCAGAAGCGAACTGGGACTTCACGCGCTGGTGTCAACTCGGGGGCTTGTGGGCATTTGTCGCCTTACACGGGGCATTTGCGCTGATTGGATTCTGCCTGCGGCAGTTAGAAATTGCTCGCTTGGTCGGAATCAGACCATACAACGCTTTAGCATTCACAGGTCCAATTGCGGTCTTTGTTAGCGTCTTCTTGCTCTACCCCTTGGGACAGTCCGGCTGGTTCTTTGCGCCTTCATTTGGAGTCGCGGCGATTTTCCGCTTCTTGCTGTTCTTCCAAGGGTTCCACAACTGGACGCTCAACCCGTTCCACATGATGGGAGTCGCCGGGGTATTAGGTGGAGCGCTGTTGTGCGCGATTCACGGGGCGACGGTGGAAAACACGCTGTTTGAAGACGGCGATAGCTCCAACACCTTCCCTGCCTTCAACCCAACCCAATCGGAAGAGACCTATTCGATGGTGACGGCAAACCGCTTCTGGTCGCAGATTTTTGGCATTGCCTTTTCCAACAAGCGCTGGTTGCACTTCTTCATGTTGTTCGTGCCAGTGACCGGACTGTGGATGAGTGCGGTGGGAGTCGTCGGCTTAGCGGTGAACCTGCGGGCATATGACTTCGTCTCTCAAGAGCTGCGGGCAGCGGAAGATCCCGAGTTCGAGACCTTCTACACCAAAAACATTCTGCTCAACGAGGGCATCCGTGCTTGGATGGCACCTCAAGACCAACCCCACGAAAACTTCGAGTTCCCTGAGGAGGTTCTACCACGTGGAAACGCCCTATAA
- a CDS encoding photosystem I assembly protein Ycf4: MTASTTTNSGDSEAKANKNSTSSSLNQKVLGSRRFSNYWWATVVSIGGIGFFLAGLSSYLQIDLIPFAEPTQLVFIPQGIAIGFYGVAGLLLALYLWGMILLDVGGGYNEFDKEKGEFHIFRWGFPGKNRRIEIKAPLQDIQAVRLEIKEGLNPRRELYLRVKGRRNIPLTRVGQPLSITKLENDGAELARFLAVPLEGL; encoded by the coding sequence ATGACGGCATCAACAACCACCAATTCCGGTGATTCGGAAGCTAAGGCAAACAAGAATAGTACTTCCAGCAGCTTGAATCAGAAAGTTTTAGGTTCGCGACGATTCAGCAATTACTGGTGGGCTACAGTCGTCTCCATCGGTGGGATAGGCTTTTTCTTGGCTGGACTTTCTAGTTACTTGCAGATCGATTTAATTCCTTTTGCCGAGCCGACCCAGCTCGTTTTCATTCCACAAGGTATAGCGATTGGATTTTATGGAGTCGCAGGTCTGCTGCTAGCGCTGTATCTGTGGGGCATGATTTTGCTGGATGTAGGCGGTGGCTACAATGAGTTTGACAAGGAGAAGGGCGAATTTCACATTTTTCGGTGGGGATTTCCGGGGAAAAACCGCCGCATCGAAATTAAAGCCCCCTTACAAGACATTCAAGCTGTGCGTTTAGAGATTAAAGAAGGCTTGAACCCGCGTCGAGAACTTTATCTACGAGTCAAAGGACGGCGCAATATTCCATTGACGCGAGTAGGTCAACCTCTATCTATTACCAAGCTGGAGAACGATGGAGCAGAATTGGCTCGATTTTTAGCTGTGCCGCTAGAAGGACTGTAA
- a CDS encoding peptidylprolyl isomerase encodes MQLKVQQWLVLVLIIGGLCLAGCTPNQVANSASPDNAAAETTPVPAIQTSSVQMKNLPTLEGMATVVMTVKGQPITIEVDGKNAPLTAGNFVDLVQRGVYDGLVFHRVIGPQSKPPEQPFVVQGGDPQGKDPNFPPQRLGTGGFKDPNTGTERQIPLEIKPAGATDPIYSRTLKSAGVRKQPVLQHLRGAVAMARSQQPDSASSQFYFALADLSFLDGDYAVFGKVTSGMDVVDKIQQGDHIDSAKVTEGSDKLKNGGK; translated from the coding sequence ATGCAGTTAAAAGTCCAGCAGTGGTTGGTTTTAGTTTTGATTATTGGTGGGTTATGTTTGGCAGGATGTACGCCTAACCAAGTGGCTAATTCTGCTTCCCCCGATAATGCGGCAGCTGAAACCACACCTGTACCTGCAATTCAAACAAGTAGCGTTCAAATGAAGAATTTACCAACTCTAGAGGGAATGGCAACAGTTGTGATGACAGTGAAGGGGCAGCCCATTACCATCGAGGTAGATGGCAAGAATGCACCTCTTACGGCTGGCAACTTTGTCGATTTGGTACAACGGGGTGTCTATGACGGACTGGTATTTCATCGAGTCATCGGTCCCCAGAGCAAGCCACCAGAACAACCTTTCGTGGTACAAGGAGGAGATCCGCAAGGTAAAGACCCCAATTTTCCACCACAGCGGTTGGGTACGGGTGGTTTTAAAGATCCAAATACAGGGACAGAACGTCAAATTCCTTTAGAAATTAAGCCAGCAGGGGCAACAGATCCGATCTACAGTCGGACGCTGAAAAGTGCGGGAGTCAGAAAACAACCAGTTTTACAGCATCTCAGGGGTGCTGTAGCGATGGCGCGATCGCAACAGCCAGATTCCGCCTCTTCTCAGTTCTATTTCGCCCTTGCCGATTTGAGTTTTCTCGATGGGGATTATGCCGTATTTGGTAAAGTAACTAGCGGTATGGACGTAGTAGACAAAATTCAACAGGGCGATCACATTGACTCTGCTAAAGTGACTGAAGGCAGTGACAAGCTGAAAAACGGTGGTAAATAA
- a CDS encoding beta-ketoacyl-ACP synthase gives MEVVVTGIGLISSLGKNLETSWENLILDRIGISLQQPFSELATRPLALIDEQPTNAIELTQLAVAAALKDSGLESPLPDCGVVIGSSRSQQAVWEELIKSKVESQKSKVASTPDSRTGGFRNPSLPTPEFSETLPNAIATVAARQIGATGIVSSPMAACATGIWAIAQGSLLIKTGQCPRAIVGAVEAPITPLTLAGFGQMGALATTGAYPFDRHREGLVLGEGASVLVLESARAAQQRSAKIYGRVLGFGLTNDAFHAAQPEPTGKSAIAAIKQCLDRSNLTPKDIGYIHAHGTATQLNDKREAQIIQYLFPHGVPVSSTKGATGHTLGASGAIGAAFCLMALRHQILPPCTGLRSPQFDLDLMVTSRKAAVRHSLCLSFGFGGQNAVLALGK, from the coding sequence GTGGAAGTTGTTGTCACAGGTATTGGTCTCATTTCCAGCTTGGGAAAAAACTTAGAAACTAGCTGGGAAAACTTAATACTCGATCGCATCGGTATTAGCTTACAGCAGCCCTTCTCAGAACTAGCGACTCGACCTCTAGCCCTGATTGACGAGCAACCAACAAATGCGATCGAGTTAACTCAATTAGCAGTAGCAGCTGCTCTAAAAGATTCAGGCTTAGAATCACCTTTACCAGACTGCGGCGTAGTCATCGGTTCTAGCCGCAGCCAGCAAGCAGTTTGGGAAGAGCTGATAAAGTCAAAAGTTGAAAGTCAAAAGTCAAAAGTTGCTTCAACTCCCGACTCCCGTACGGGCGGGTTTAGAAACCCGTCCCTACCGACTCCCGAATTCTCAGAAACTTTACCAAATGCGATCGCCACAGTAGCAGCAAGACAAATTGGAGCAACAGGTATAGTATCGTCCCCAATGGCAGCATGTGCGACAGGGATTTGGGCGATCGCTCAAGGGAGTTTATTAATCAAAACTGGGCAATGTCCCCGGGCAATCGTTGGCGCAGTGGAAGCGCCGATTACCCCCTTAACTTTGGCTGGATTTGGGCAGATGGGCGCACTGGCAACTACTGGCGCTTATCCATTCGATCGCCATAGAGAAGGATTGGTGTTGGGGGAAGGCGCATCTGTATTAGTACTGGAATCAGCACGAGCAGCCCAGCAGCGTTCGGCAAAAATTTACGGTCGCGTTCTAGGTTTTGGCTTGACGAACGATGCTTTTCATGCTGCTCAGCCAGAGCCAACAGGAAAAAGCGCGATCGCCGCAATAAAACAATGTTTAGACCGTAGCAATTTAACACCGAAAGATATTGGTTACATCCACGCTCACGGTACGGCGACCCAGCTCAACGACAAGCGCGAAGCACAAATAATTCAGTATTTATTTCCTCATGGGGTTCCCGTAAGTTCCACAAAAGGAGCCACAGGGCATACTTTGGGAGCTTCTGGAGCGATTGGTGCGGCATTCTGTCTGATGGCATTACGTCATCAAATATTACCGCCATGTACGGGACTGCGATCGCCTCAATTCGATCTCGATCTAATGGTCACGTCGCGAAAAGCAGCAGTCAGGCACTCACTCTGTTTGAGTTTTGGCTTTGGCGGGCAGAATGCTGTTTTAGCCTTGGGCAAATAG
- a CDS encoding PQQ-dependent sugar dehydrogenase — protein sequence MKVKTYGWMKGVGSAIALLAIASCSVTQQPNASTTAQTTSPDSSSSNLSVSDSSKVAVAQGIQKTTVAEGLDHPWSLAWLPDGSMLITERLGQLRILRNGQLDPTPIAGVPEVLVGGQAGLMDVSVHPRFAENRLVYLTYSHGTEQANRTRLARATFDGKSLSNLQVIFEVSPTKSGLQHFGSRIVWLPDSTMLLAIGDGGNPPIQLNGELIRQQAQNRRSRLGKIVRLNDDGSIPQDNPFVKSTDAEPAIWSYGHRNIQGLTFDPVNKRIWATEHGSQGGDELNLVQAGENYGWPIVTYSREYSGEEITKERSRPGMVDPKLVWTPSIAPSGLAFYSGDKFPQWQGDLFAGGLVSQDVRHIDLDAQGNVVNQQAIEIGQRVRDVRQSPDGLLYVLTDDNNGQLIRLEPSRG from the coding sequence ATGAAAGTAAAAACTTACGGTTGGATGAAAGGAGTAGGGAGTGCGATCGCCCTATTAGCTATTGCAAGTTGTTCTGTGACACAACAACCTAACGCCTCCACAACTGCACAAACGACATCGCCTGATTCATCATCGAGCAATCTTAGCGTCTCTGACAGCAGTAAAGTCGCTGTTGCTCAGGGCATTCAAAAAACGACCGTAGCAGAAGGCTTAGACCATCCGTGGAGCCTTGCATGGCTACCAGATGGATCGATGTTAATTACCGAGCGATTGGGACAATTGCGAATTCTGCGGAATGGGCAACTCGATCCAACACCGATTGCAGGAGTTCCCGAAGTCCTCGTAGGTGGTCAAGCTGGTTTGATGGATGTTTCAGTTCACCCGCGCTTCGCTGAAAATCGCTTAGTCTATCTCACCTATTCCCACGGCACAGAGCAGGCAAACCGCACCCGCCTCGCCCGCGCTACATTTGATGGGAAAAGCTTGAGCAACCTGCAAGTTATTTTTGAGGTTTCCCCAACTAAGTCTGGCTTGCAACACTTCGGTTCGCGGATCGTCTGGCTGCCTGACAGTACTATGCTATTGGCGATCGGTGACGGTGGCAACCCACCGATTCAACTCAATGGCGAGTTAATCCGCCAACAGGCGCAAAACCGCCGCAGTCGTCTTGGGAAAATTGTGCGGCTCAACGATGATGGTTCAATACCACAAGATAACCCCTTTGTGAAATCTACTGATGCTGAGCCTGCGATCTGGAGCTACGGACATCGCAACATTCAAGGCTTGACCTTCGACCCAGTGAATAAACGTATATGGGCAACAGAACACGGTTCGCAGGGTGGTGATGAACTCAATCTCGTGCAAGCAGGCGAAAACTATGGTTGGCCGATCGTCACGTATAGCCGCGAATATAGCGGAGAAGAAATCACCAAAGAGCGATCGCGCCCTGGTATGGTAGATCCCAAACTCGTCTGGACACCATCAATAGCACCTTCGGGTCTAGCATTCTATAGTGGGGACAAATTCCCGCAATGGCAAGGCGATTTATTTGCAGGTGGACTTGTCTCCCAGGATGTGCGGCACATTGATTTAGATGCTCAGGGTAATGTGGTCAACCAACAGGCGATCGAGATCGGTCAGCGCGTGCGCGATGTGCGCCAAAGTCCCGACGGACTGCTGTATGTCTTGACGGATGATAACAATGGACAGTTGATTCGTCTCGAACCTAGTAGAGGATAG
- a CDS encoding amidase, producing MNSIDLAFAPALEQARLIRNKEVSPRELVQLYLERIEQFNPQLGCYFTVMAEMAIAQAQTQTEMLAGTQDPAEIPPFFGVPIAIKDMNPVADVPCSYGSPALRDRVATYDDAVVARVKQAGFIILGKTATSELGSFPYTEPMGFPPARNPWNPEYTPGGSSGGSAAAVAAGLCAIAQGSDAGGSIRGPAFCCGLVGIKPARGRVSYAPLGDQLSGVAANGPITRTVSDAAALLDVMSGYVTGDPYWLPAPNASFLAATMRSPDRLRIAFTNSLPQIGTADPVCQQAVLGTVRLLEAMGHQIEEGCPDFTGLIEPFTAVWQAGVAYAGLPKEILQPMNQWLLEQSGSAGDYLRAVAQVQVIARRIVAFFDSVDALILPTYMHPTIRVGEWAALSPEETLQKIIHWVAPCPPFNASGLPAIAIPTGFAPNGLPIGIQIIGRPTAEATIIAIAAQLEVDKFWSQHRPAIGNE from the coding sequence ATGAATTCAATCGATCTAGCATTTGCTCCTGCTCTAGAACAAGCGCGATTAATTCGGAACAAAGAAGTTTCGCCACGGGAGTTAGTGCAGCTTTATTTAGAACGAATTGAACAATTCAATCCGCAGTTGGGTTGCTATTTTACAGTGATGGCAGAAATGGCGATCGCTCAGGCACAAACTCAGACGGAAATGCTAGCTGGCACTCAAGATCCGGCTGAGATACCACCTTTTTTTGGCGTGCCGATCGCGATCAAAGACATGAATCCCGTAGCTGATGTCCCATGTAGTTATGGCAGTCCAGCACTGCGCGATCGCGTCGCGACTTACGATGATGCTGTGGTAGCGCGGGTGAAACAAGCTGGATTTATTATCTTGGGTAAAACCGCAACTTCTGAATTAGGTTCTTTTCCCTATACAGAGCCGATGGGATTTCCTCCTGCCCGGAATCCTTGGAATCCAGAGTATACACCAGGAGGTTCTAGTGGGGGATCGGCGGCGGCTGTAGCCGCAGGATTGTGCGCGATCGCCCAAGGCTCCGATGCAGGCGGCTCGATTCGCGGTCCCGCCTTTTGTTGTGGTTTAGTAGGCATCAAACCAGCACGGGGACGGGTATCCTATGCCCCATTGGGCGATCAATTAAGTGGTGTCGCAGCCAATGGTCCTATTACCCGTACTGTCTCCGATGCTGCTGCCTTACTAGACGTGATGTCGGGATACGTGACGGGAGATCCGTATTGGTTGCCAGCACCAAATGCCTCATTCCTAGCTGCTACGATGCGATCGCCCGATCGCCTGCGAATCGCATTTACCAACTCGCTACCCCAAATCGGGACGGCAGATCCAGTCTGCCAGCAAGCAGTTTTGGGTACGGTTAGGCTATTGGAAGCAATGGGTCATCAAATAGAAGAAGGCTGTCCCGATTTCACAGGATTAATCGAGCCATTTACTGCTGTGTGGCAAGCAGGCGTAGCTTATGCGGGACTACCAAAAGAAATCTTACAACCGATGAATCAGTGGTTGCTCGAACAATCGGGTTCTGCCGGAGATTATCTCCGTGCTGTCGCGCAGGTACAAGTTATTGCCAGACGGATTGTGGCATTTTTCGACTCAGTAGACGCGCTGATCTTACCCACGTATATGCACCCAACAATTCGAGTTGGTGAGTGGGCAGCATTAAGCCCAGAAGAGACGCTACAAAAAATTATTCATTGGGTCGCTCCCTGTCCGCCTTTTAATGCTAGCGGACTACCCGCGATCGCTATTCCCACTGGTTTTGCGCCTAACGGTTTACCCATCGGCATTCAAATCATCGGTCGTCCTACAGCCGAAGCTACTATTATTGCGATCGCCGCCCAACTCGAAGTCGATAAATTTTGGAGCCAGCATCGACCAGCTATTGGTAATGAGTAA
- a CDS encoding AAA family ATPase, whose amino-acid sequence MTSSEDTLRALRAALLVSPDNLPLRQHLADTLMKLGQFEEAEQEYRLALSLMPENQFLQLNLASVFYQQGKNSQSMVLVENLLKSSDPPAFAHLLYARLLLHAGDATNAAAHFHIAVVLDPEMNDPMLAARLGITDVATQKLSVPERRAPESKSPEYKIPEYELDVSNALEAPLEQPSITFQDVGGMDAIKEEIRLKIVHPLAHPEIYQAYGQRIGGGVLMYGPPGCGKTYLARATAGEIKARFLSIGINDVLDMWLGSSEKNLRELFEQARRSKPCVLFFDEVDALAAKRTDMRYSSGRQIVNQFLAELDGVESPNDGILVLAATNAPWHLDSAFRRPGRFDRIMFVPPPDRHARVNILRILCRHKPVEDIDYDYLSKKTASFSGADLKAVVDLAVDRKLQAAIQQGIPKPLATKDFLAAIELIHPSVAEWFATARSYATYANENGIYDDILHYVQLETKGRNKFF is encoded by the coding sequence ATGACTAGTAGTGAAGATACTCTGCGGGCTTTGCGTGCAGCCCTGCTTGTTTCGCCCGATAATCTACCGCTCCGCCAACATTTGGCAGATACTTTAATGAAATTGGGGCAATTTGAGGAGGCAGAACAAGAGTATCGCCTTGCTCTGTCATTGATGCCTGAAAACCAGTTTCTACAGCTCAATTTGGCTTCTGTTTTTTATCAACAAGGCAAAAATTCTCAATCAATGGTGCTGGTCGAAAATCTGCTCAAAAGCTCCGATCCTCCAGCTTTTGCTCACTTACTCTACGCTCGTTTGCTTCTCCATGCTGGCGATGCCACAAATGCAGCTGCACATTTCCATATAGCTGTTGTACTCGATCCAGAAATGAACGATCCTATGTTGGCGGCTCGGCTTGGCATCACTGATGTTGCTACCCAGAAACTTTCTGTTCCAGAGCGCAGAGCGCCAGAATCTAAATCGCCAGAGTACAAAATACCGGAGTACGAATTAGATGTTAGTAATGCGCTTGAAGCACCCTTGGAGCAACCATCAATCACTTTTCAAGACGTTGGTGGAATGGATGCTATTAAGGAAGAAATTCGGCTGAAAATTGTTCATCCATTAGCGCACCCAGAAATTTATCAAGCTTATGGTCAACGAATTGGGGGAGGAGTATTAATGTATGGTCCCCCTGGTTGCGGTAAAACTTATTTAGCCAGAGCTACAGCTGGAGAAATTAAAGCGAGATTTTTATCTATAGGCATCAATGATGTCTTGGATATGTGGCTGGGTAGTAGTGAAAAGAACTTACGCGAATTGTTCGAGCAGGCACGACGATCTAAGCCTTGCGTGCTTTTTTTCGATGAAGTCGATGCTCTAGCTGCCAAGCGCACTGATATGCGGTATAGTAGCGGTCGTCAGATTGTCAATCAGTTTCTTGCCGAATTAGATGGTGTAGAAAGCCCTAACGATGGCATTCTGGTTTTAGCTGCTACTAACGCTCCCTGGCATTTAGATTCAGCCTTTCGCAGACCAGGGCGCTTCGATCGCATTATGTTTGTTCCACCACCCGATCGCCACGCACGGGTAAACATTTTGCGTATCCTCTGCCGTCATAAGCCAGTTGAAGATATTGACTACGATTATTTAAGTAAAAAAACTGCTAGTTTTTCTGGGGCAGATTTAAAGGCAGTTGTAGATTTAGCCGTAGACAGAAAACTACAGGCAGCAATTCAGCAAGGGATACCTAAACCTCTAGCAACTAAAGATTTTTTAGCCGCGATCGAACTAATTCATCCTTCCGTTGCAGAGTGGTTTGCGACTGCTCGTAGTTATGCAACTTATGCCAATGAAAATGGAATCTACGACGATATTTTGCATTATGTGCAGTTAGAAACAAAGGGTAGAAACAAGTTTTTTTAA
- a CDS encoding tetratricopeptide repeat protein, with translation MFTNLEKALILIEQSRYKLAAIEIERQLAINPNSSFAHALLSICLIELNRDREATQAAKQAVYLAPDLSDTHYNLAKILYIQKQLKPAKKAVQEAIRLDPEIVDYFALLSVIQLAQGDCDRALSSAEQGLSLDAENVLCLNLRAMALLRLRRYQEAQTTLDAAIFQDPENPAAYAIKGWVYLYCRNRDLAERYFRESLRLDPEQEQARTGIVEALKLRYSFYNFVFNYRNFSRQINIFLRIAFVSIFLVLSLFNWFFLLIPFSMLLLEMVQTLFNLLLRFDTQGRSLHIPTH, from the coding sequence ATGTTTACAAACTTAGAAAAAGCATTAATTTTAATCGAGCAATCGCGCTACAAGTTGGCAGCAATAGAAATTGAACGGCAATTAGCCATCAATCCAAATAGTTCTTTTGCCCATGCTTTATTAAGTATATGTTTAATAGAATTGAATCGAGATCGAGAAGCAACTCAAGCAGCGAAGCAAGCAGTATATTTAGCGCCTGACTTATCTGATACTCATTATAATTTAGCAAAAATTCTCTATATTCAAAAACAACTCAAGCCAGCTAAAAAAGCAGTTCAAGAAGCGATTCGCTTAGACCCAGAAATTGTTGATTATTTTGCTTTATTGTCAGTTATTCAATTAGCCCAAGGAGATTGCGATCGCGCATTGTCTAGTGCGGAACAGGGATTGAGCTTGGATGCCGAGAATGTTTTGTGTCTCAATCTTCGCGCTATGGCTTTATTACGCCTACGCCGCTATCAAGAAGCACAAACCACATTGGATGCAGCAATCTTTCAAGACCCTGAAAATCCAGCCGCTTATGCGATTAAAGGTTGGGTATATTTATATTGTCGGAATAGAGATTTGGCTGAACGATATTTTCGCGAATCGTTACGACTCGATCCCGAACAAGAACAAGCACGCACGGGAATAGTAGAAGCTTTGAAGTTGAGATACTCGTTCTATAATTTTGTATTTAACTATAGGAATTTTTCGAGACAAATTAATATTTTTTTGCGGATAGCATTTGTGAGTATTTTTTTGGTTTTGAGCTTGTTTAATTGGTTCTTTTTACTAATACCATTCTCGATGTTACTATTAGAAATGGTTCAAACTTTGTTTAACCTACTGCTCAGATTTGACACCCAAGGGCGATCGCTCCACATCCCCACGCATTAA